The following coding sequences lie in one Candidatus Bathyarchaeia archaeon genomic window:
- a CDS encoding uL15 family ribosomal protein: MTTAKRKTRKLRGSRCHGWGRSGQHRDSGMLGGHGNAGWKRHKWSAVIRYDLQMGSRGFHPVRQKITNAINVGDLVLQLDRLIEEGSAKQAGKMVEVDLGKAGYQKLLGNGGISQPLRIIVAKTSERAQEKIGRAGGEIVLPTKTKED; this comes from the coding sequence ATGACTACAGCAAAGAGAAAAACACGGAAGCTAAGAGGCTCTAGATGTCACGGGTGGGGACGTTCAGGTCAACACCGAGACTCAGGAATGCTCGGCGGCCATGGTAATGCTGGCTGGAAACGCCATAAATGGTCAGCAGTCATACGCTACGATTTGCAGATGGGAAGCCGAGGCTTCCACCCCGTCAGGCAGAAGATAACCAACGCGATCAACGTAGGCGACCTTGTTCTCCAGTTGGATCGTTTGATCGAAGAAGGCTCGGCGAAGCAAGCAGGAAAGATGGTCGAGGTCGACCTTGGAAAAGCAGGCTACCAAAAACTACTCGGAAATGGCGGGATAAGTCAGCCGCTAAGAATAATTGTTGCAAAGACCTCCGAACGTGCCCAAGAAAAGATCGGAAGGGCAGGCGGAGAAATCGTCCTCCCAACAAAGACCAAAGAGGACTGA
- the secY gene encoding preprotein translocase subunit SecY → MELFQPLTRILPGVKSPTRDVGFTEKLIWTAITLVVYLIMAETPIYGITHTGNINDQFGPLRVIFASNRGTLVELGIGPIVTAGLILQVLSGSKMINVDFTNPADRALFTGASKVLSVFMTIFEGIAFLIGGAYNVTNTAGQLITPSLQAQFLILTQLVVAGVVIILLDEMLQKKWGFGSGISLFIAAGVCLSIVWSTIGPISPVADGKYFGAIFAFAQSIGPVLQNPGSFSSWQSALYRGGSGLPDMVGLFTTLGVFILIIYLNGLRVEVPVSYARYRGFRGRFPIKFFYVSNIPVIFAAALFGNIFFIGQLLFQRYNPTCSSSGINFWLSLIPGCFVPTSSTNAQLVPSKGLAYYTFAPRSITVVLQDPIRAAVYMGIFVLACVFFAVTWVEVGGMDSKTVAKQLIDSGMQVEGFRRSGTTIKQILDRYIPTVTVIGGITIGTIAAGADFLGAFGTGTGILLTVGIIEQYYEILVKERITEIYPGVKGFLGQ, encoded by the coding sequence ATAGAACTATTCCAACCCCTGACCAGAATCCTCCCCGGAGTCAAATCACCAACAAGAGACGTCGGCTTCACTGAGAAACTGATCTGGACCGCCATCACACTCGTCGTCTATCTGATAATGGCTGAGACCCCGATATACGGAATTACACACACTGGCAACATCAACGACCAGTTCGGACCCCTACGAGTCATCTTCGCATCAAACAGAGGAACACTGGTCGAGCTGGGAATCGGGCCCATAGTCACAGCCGGTCTAATCCTCCAAGTGCTCTCAGGCTCCAAGATGATCAATGTCGACTTCACAAACCCGGCAGACCGAGCGTTGTTCACCGGCGCGAGCAAAGTACTCTCGGTGTTCATGACTATCTTCGAAGGAATAGCCTTCCTGATAGGCGGAGCATACAACGTCACCAACACTGCTGGCCAACTTATCACGCCTAGTCTACAAGCTCAGTTCCTAATCCTTACTCAGCTCGTGGTCGCGGGCGTAGTCATCATACTCCTCGACGAGATGCTGCAGAAAAAGTGGGGCTTCGGAAGCGGAATCAGCCTCTTCATAGCAGCAGGAGTCTGCCTATCCATAGTATGGAGCACCATCGGACCAATATCCCCTGTCGCAGATGGAAAATACTTCGGCGCCATCTTCGCCTTCGCACAATCCATAGGACCGGTACTGCAGAACCCCGGCAGCTTCTCGTCATGGCAAAGCGCGCTCTACAGGGGAGGAAGCGGGCTCCCAGACATGGTCGGACTATTCACAACTCTAGGCGTGTTCATCCTCATAATCTACCTTAACGGACTAAGAGTGGAAGTCCCAGTCTCATACGCCCGGTACAGGGGTTTCAGGGGACGCTTCCCAATCAAATTCTTCTACGTATCAAACATACCCGTCATCTTCGCCGCTGCCCTATTCGGAAACATCTTCTTCATTGGACAACTCCTCTTCCAAAGATACAATCCCACATGTTCCAGTTCGGGAATAAACTTCTGGCTCAGCCTAATCCCCGGCTGCTTCGTACCGACAAGCTCGACCAATGCACAACTCGTCCCCAGCAAAGGACTCGCCTACTACACCTTCGCACCCCGATCCATCACAGTCGTCCTCCAAGACCCCATCAGAGCCGCAGTCTACATGGGCATCTTCGTTCTAGCCTGCGTATTCTTCGCCGTAACGTGGGTCGAAGTTGGCGGAATGGACTCTAAAACAGTGGCAAAACAACTCATAGACTCCGGAATGCAGGTAGAAGGATTCAGACGTTCCGGCACCACCATAAAACAAATCCTTGACCGCTACATTCCAACCGTAACAGTCATAGGCGGAATTACCATCGGAACCATAGCCGCAGGCGCTGACTTCCTCGGCGCATTCGGCACCGGGACAGGCATCCTACTTACAGTAGGCATCATCGAACAATACTACGAGATACTCGTGAAAGAGAGGATTACCGAGATATACCCTGGAGTCAAAGGATTCCTCGGACAGTGA
- a CDS encoding adenylate kinase, with product MSRTIIVAGIPGVGKTTVLQELDTVAHEKNIPLKILNFGNVMKELFKKRGKTVHRDHMRRQDLELQAKVQEQAAREIARTGGKSAVVVDTHMFIRTKDGIWPGTPRRVLEALDPGLIILIEADPEDIARRRNADRTRERDSKTVDEARTDLEWSRYMASANAVLAGAPIQIVLNPDGQQRRAAEDLLALIQKRTLQ from the coding sequence TTGTCACGTACTATCATAGTAGCAGGGATACCCGGGGTCGGCAAGACCACCGTCCTGCAAGAACTGGACACTGTCGCCCACGAAAAGAACATTCCGCTGAAGATCCTCAACTTTGGAAACGTAATGAAAGAACTTTTCAAAAAGCGTGGAAAGACCGTCCATCGAGACCACATGCGCCGCCAAGACCTTGAACTCCAAGCCAAGGTCCAAGAACAAGCCGCGCGCGAGATCGCAAGGACCGGGGGTAAATCGGCAGTGGTCGTTGACACTCACATGTTCATCAGGACCAAGGATGGAATCTGGCCCGGAACACCGCGAAGGGTCCTAGAAGCTCTTGACCCCGGCCTGATAATTCTGATTGAAGCAGATCCCGAGGATATTGCTAGGAGGCGGAATGCTGACAGAACACGCGAGCGAGATAGCAAAACCGTAGACGAAGCACGGACAGACCTTGAATGGTCAAGATACATGGCGAGCGCCAACGCAGTACTCGCAGGTGCACCGATTCAAATAGTTCTGAATCCTGACGGGCAGCAGAGACGAGCGGCTGAGGACTTGTTGGCCCTTATACAGAAGCGGACCCTCCAATGA
- a CDS encoding EMC3/TMCO1 family protein yields the protein MTFIDDILNALAAPLRQYNHPPASTLLVLGAAIVLSLITMSANRFLVNYKMIANSRREYMAWTSAVRKAKKDGDEKALEKLMRRQSAMMKMSSRSTFEQFKTYPITIIPFLLIYYAVVRAVGSIPVAFAPLILPFTGTTGNGMFSVLGLFYWYLICSFTLSIPLSRLFGVQSSFSMTPSGGDSS from the coding sequence ATGACTTTCATCGACGACATTCTGAACGCTTTGGCTGCTCCTCTTCGTCAGTACAATCATCCACCTGCTTCGACACTTCTTGTGCTTGGCGCAGCTATCGTCCTCTCGCTCATCACCATGTCCGCCAACAGATTTCTAGTGAACTACAAGATGATCGCAAATTCAAGACGGGAGTACATGGCGTGGACCAGTGCGGTACGAAAGGCCAAGAAAGACGGAGACGAAAAGGCACTTGAGAAATTGATGAGACGTCAATCTGCCATGATGAAGATGAGTTCCCGCTCAACTTTCGAGCAGTTTAAGACATACCCGATTACGATCATTCCCTTTCTCTTGATCTACTATGCGGTGGTTAGGGCGGTAGGTTCGATCCCCGTAGCGTTCGCACCGCTCATTCTTCCTTTCACTGGGACAACGGGTAATGGCATGTTCTCCGTACTGGGGTTGTTTTACTGGTATCTGATATGCTCGTTCACTCTCAGCATTCCTCTGTCGAGATTGTTTGGGGTCCAATCTTCGTTTTCAATGACTCCGAGCGGGGGAGATTCTAGTTGA
- a CDS encoding AAA family ATPase, whose translation MTISGPHGSGKSTYAAKLAGSLVLRHVSAGSLFRKLADERKVSLEKFQEMAAADPSIDRLVDERTMAEAEKGNVVVDGQLAGWILKEISDLRILLTAPLVVRLERIAARDRVSLEESRRQTLHRERVQAERYRKHYGFSVDDWSVYHLILDTSFGSIEDTANVLLAAAHTAENAKVGKSPEKNPGPQPIAAGRH comes from the coding sequence GTGACCATTAGTGGGCCACACGGGTCCGGCAAGTCCACGTACGCGGCGAAGCTGGCTGGATCGCTTGTTCTCCGCCATGTATCCGCTGGGTCGTTGTTCAGAAAACTAGCTGACGAGAGGAAGGTTTCGCTGGAAAAATTTCAGGAGATGGCTGCAGCCGATCCGAGTATTGACCGGTTGGTAGATGAGAGGACAATGGCAGAGGCTGAAAAGGGTAACGTGGTCGTTGATGGCCAACTCGCCGGGTGGATTCTGAAGGAGATTTCCGACTTGAGGATCCTGTTGACTGCGCCCCTAGTCGTACGACTGGAGAGGATTGCGGCAAGAGATCGCGTTAGTCTGGAGGAGTCACGAAGGCAGACCTTGCACAGAGAAAGAGTGCAAGCTGAGAGGTATAGGAAACACTATGGGTTCAGCGTAGACGACTGGTCAGTGTACCATCTAATCCTGGATACGAGCTTTGGCTCGATTGAGGACACAGCTAACGTCCTCCTCGCCGCAGCTCATACCGCCGAGAACGCAAAGGTCGGGAAGAGCCCGGAGAAGAACCCGGGGCCACAGCCCATTGCGGCAGGCAGGCACTAA
- a CDS encoding VIT1/CCC1 transporter family protein: MAVQSTELVVQETGSRSAELVFGSIDGLFSVLGIISAAGSAALIPVQIFATGVGGAVAGALSVFAATYLSETHEKKTQLLEAITRTNRQRLRQTNGNKKKPVPLTTEHPKIHRLLGRINRRALGSGVVTAMTSALASLALLFPLVLFPVTYAVTASIIIGVLLLFLLGAFRGVTLKQSAPKSALKMVILGILVILASKVLGSYVLKFVTQ; this comes from the coding sequence CTGGCAGTACAGAGCACCGAACTTGTAGTTCAAGAGACAGGGAGTCGAAGCGCTGAACTTGTCTTCGGCTCCATAGACGGCCTCTTCTCCGTACTGGGAATCATTTCGGCGGCCGGGTCCGCAGCGCTCATACCGGTCCAGATTTTCGCGACGGGTGTAGGCGGGGCGGTGGCAGGCGCTCTATCGGTTTTTGCAGCAACTTACCTGTCTGAGACCCACGAAAAGAAGACCCAGTTGCTGGAGGCAATAACGAGGACAAATCGCCAGCGGTTGAGACAAACAAACGGCAACAAGAAAAAACCGGTTCCTCTAACGACGGAGCATCCGAAAATCCATCGACTATTGGGAAGAATCAATCGGAGGGCCCTGGGCTCCGGAGTGGTCACAGCGATGACCTCTGCTCTGGCCTCGTTGGCGTTGTTGTTTCCCTTAGTGCTCTTTCCGGTAACCTATGCTGTGACAGCATCCATCATCATCGGAGTCCTCCTTCTCTTCTTGCTTGGAGCGTTCCGGGGAGTTACTCTGAAACAGTCAGCCCCCAAATCAGCCTTGAAGATGGTAATCCTAGGAATCCTCGTGATTCTCGCGAGTAAAGTCCTCGGATCCTACGTTCTCAAGTTCGTAACTCAATAG
- a CDS encoding pyridoxal-phosphate dependent enzyme produces the protein MLKKTASTLEIQGSIPLKLVEEARDRIRGTVLRTPIVRLNVDDAPADIFLKLENLQPTGSFKVRGASNAIALAGPEARERGVYTCSAGNMAQALAWQARQNKIPCTVIVPDNAPETKLAAIRRFGAKIIQVSFDDVWKVVVTHRYPPLDGSVFIHPFADIRMMAGNGTAGLEVLEDMPDVDSVVIPFGGGGLSVGIASAIRAKSPQTRIYAVEPETAAPLSASFRVGRATEIDRVPSFVDGIGGKSVLPEMWERARNLLLPLVVSLSEIAAAIKLLIERNRIVAEGAGAAGVAAAMTGKAGSGKIVCIVSGGNIDSTKLVKILGGGIP, from the coding sequence ATGCTGAAAAAAACTGCCTCAACACTAGAAATCCAGGGTTCGATACCCCTGAAACTAGTTGAAGAAGCCCGAGACCGGATCAGAGGAACAGTTCTGCGAACTCCAATTGTGCGCCTGAACGTGGACGACGCACCCGCAGATATCTTTCTAAAATTGGAGAATTTGCAGCCAACAGGTTCTTTCAAAGTCCGAGGCGCGAGTAATGCGATCGCTCTTGCCGGTCCCGAGGCCAGAGAACGTGGAGTATACACTTGCAGCGCCGGAAATATGGCACAGGCCCTAGCCTGGCAAGCCCGTCAAAACAAGATTCCCTGCACTGTCATTGTTCCAGATAATGCTCCTGAAACGAAGCTCGCGGCAATCAGACGATTTGGCGCTAAGATAATCCAGGTATCTTTTGATGATGTTTGGAAGGTCGTTGTGACTCATCGATATCCGCCGTTGGACGGTTCAGTTTTCATCCACCCGTTCGCAGATATTCGAATGATGGCGGGAAACGGAACTGCGGGACTTGAAGTCTTGGAGGATATGCCTGATGTAGACTCGGTCGTCATACCCTTTGGAGGCGGAGGGTTATCGGTTGGCATCGCATCTGCGATCCGAGCGAAAAGTCCTCAGACCCGAATTTATGCCGTGGAGCCGGAGACCGCGGCTCCCCTGTCTGCTTCGTTCAGGGTTGGCCGGGCAACGGAGATCGATAGAGTTCCAAGTTTCGTTGATGGTATTGGAGGGAAGAGTGTTCTCCCTGAGATGTGGGAACGAGCAAGAAATCTGCTTCTGCCCTTGGTCGTTTCTCTCTCTGAGATTGCTGCGGCTATCAAGCTGTTGATAGAGCGCAACAGAATAGTCGCTGAAGGCGCTGGGGCGGCGGGAGTTGCTGCGGCTATGACGGGCAAGGCTGGTTCAGGGAAGATCGTCTGCATCGTGTCTGGGGGGAATATTGATTCTACAAAACTGGTGAAGATCCTTGGAGGAGGTATCCCTTAG
- a CDS encoding RidA family protein, with protein sequence MKKEAVRTGPAPLGLPFSPAVKFGELLFVSGQGPIDKNGKVIPGNIRAQTKATLENFKRIMEAAGSDMNHVLQTTVYIKDLAEFSEMNEVYSSFFDDPKPARTTVQAGDLLFGMRVEVQGIAYVPDKQKT encoded by the coding sequence ATGAAGAAGGAAGCTGTAAGAACAGGTCCAGCGCCTTTGGGTCTTCCATTCTCACCCGCGGTCAAGTTTGGAGAATTATTGTTTGTTTCAGGACAGGGGCCTATTGACAAGAACGGGAAAGTCATTCCGGGAAATATCAGAGCTCAGACGAAGGCTACACTCGAGAACTTCAAGAGGATAATGGAAGCGGCGGGGTCCGACATGAACCATGTGCTGCAGACGACGGTCTACATCAAGGATCTGGCAGAGTTTTCTGAGATGAACGAGGTCTACTCCAGTTTTTTCGATGATCCTAAGCCCGCTAGGACGACGGTCCAGGCAGGGGATCTGCTATTCGGGATGAGGGTAGAGGTTCAGGGCATAGCTTATGTTCCGGATAAACAGAAGACGTAA
- a CDS encoding nitroreductase/quinone reductase family protein, with amino-acid sequence MKDRKHQFLYLTTEGWKTKTPHRIEIWYIRHQGRFYLISQYRDEAHWVQNIKNHPRISFEVDGDNYVGLGRVVDPDDEAELAKQVSELMDAKYQWSDGLIVELRPEPGVLQK; translated from the coding sequence CTGAAAGACCGCAAACACCAGTTCCTCTATCTTACGACTGAAGGCTGGAAGACCAAGACACCTCATAGAATAGAAATCTGGTATATCCGACATCAAGGACGCTTCTATCTCATCTCACAATACCGAGACGAGGCTCACTGGGTACAGAACATCAAGAACCATCCGCGAATCTCATTCGAAGTAGACGGGGACAACTACGTGGGACTTGGGAGAGTCGTGGATCCTGATGACGAGGCGGAGCTAGCGAAGCAGGTATCGGAGCTGATGGATGCCAAGTATCAATGGAGCGATGGCCTCATTGTAGAACTCCGACCGGAACCGGGAGTCCTGCAGAAGTAG